One Candidatus Binatia bacterium genomic window, CAGCCCCGTGACCTTCACGACCTGCGTCTCGAAATCTCCGATTTTCGTGGTCAGTTTTTTATTGCCGGGTAGCAATTCGACAGTTGCTGTCCGTGTGTCGTCGTTGCCGTCAGTGACTTGGACACTCTTGGGGAGTTTACCACGAGAGAGATCGACACGTAGTTGGAGGCCGACAGTGAGGGTGTCGAGATGGCCTTTCTTGACTTTCACCTTGCCGTCGCTTCCGTCGACGGTTTTCCAGCTATAGACCTCAGGTTCGAGACGCGTGCCGGCGATGACGCCGGCCGACTTTTCCACCTCATTCCGGTGGTAGAAAAGAACGTGCGCGTCGGCTTGCGTCACCATCTCGAAACGATCTCCGGTACGAGTTGTCTTTTCGTGACTCGCGCCGGTGTCGATGCCGATTGCCTTGACCTCGAAGCTGGCCTGATAGGGTGGCACCAGGCATTCCGCTTGCGAAACCTCCGGCGCCAGCGTGCCGATCAGAGTGAGGGCGAAAACAAATCTGAAGATGGTCATGCCTCTGGGTAGCATGGCGGCAAGGGCTCGGTCGAACTGATCAGCGAAATGTCGGCATCACGGTTTCGGCGAACATTCGCAGGGTCTCGTGAGCGGGATTTCGACCGAAATTGAGAAGCAGGGTGGTGGCTCCTGCGTCGATCGTCTTTTGTACACGCTCGATACATTGCTCGGGTGTACCGGCGATCACCCAGTCTTCGCCGCCGCCCAGAAAAGGCAGATCCGTCAGAATCTTTTCTTTTGCCTTCCGGGCGTCTGCCTCGGTGGCGCCGATCGCAGCCGTTGTTTGCTGGGAAATTTCGATCTCGGCGAAGTCCCTGCCCACGCCGTCGCAATGCTCCCGGAGGATTTGTGTCTTTCTTTCGAGCTGTGGCTGGTCGATACCAAGATTGTTCCAGATCTGGGCTTGTGCGGCGACGATCCGGAGCAGGACCTTCTCGCCTCCCCCACCGACCAGAATCGGGGGGTGCGGTTTCTGCAGGGGGGCTGGTTGGCAATATGCGTTTTCGATCTGGAACTGTTCTCCGTAATACTCGGCGGGAGACTCTTGCCACATGGTCCTGATCAGGGAGATGCCTTCGTCGAGTTGTTGCAAACGAGTGCGCACCGGCGGGAACGGAATGCCGTATGCCTGAGCTTCTTCGGCATGCCATCCACAGCCCAGCCCCAGGATGAACCGCCCCGCGGAGATCTGGTCCAGCGTGGCAGCCATCTTCGCCAGGAGAGCCGGGTGCCGGTAGTTCATACAAAGCACCAGGTGGCCTATATGAATGCGATTGGTCAACGCGGCAATTGCGGTGATCTCGGTCCAGCCTTCGAGCAGCGTATCCGTCGGGTCAGGAATGCTGAATAAATGATCGACGGCCCAGAGGGAGTCAAAGCCGATTTCCTCGCAAAGGATTGCGGTCGATCTTGCTTCCTCCCAGGAGGCATTATGCTGCGGAAGGGTAATACCGAAACGGATTTTCGGAGGGCTCATTTGTCCTGAATTGGCTCAGTTTTCGTCGTCTTGGGCATCGGGTTCGGCCACGACATCTTGTACGGGTTTGGCGCGCAGGATCTCGGCGACCTCAGGTAGCGCTTTCTGCAGGGTGTCGAGTCGAGCGGCAGGGCCGCCGACTTTGGTGGCGAGGAAGCTCTCGTAACTTTCGAGGGCGGTCTCCAATTCCGCCTGCGCCCCTTCCTTGATTCTCTCCGCGTCATCCAGATGTTCATTGATGGCCTGTGCCAATTCGTCGAGCTTACCCCCGCTGTCCTCCGAGAGGCGCTGGTGCATGAAATCACCCCAAAGGGCCTGAAAGGCTGCGGCCGGCGGCCCTTCGCGCTGCAAGCCGCCGCTGAGGGTATAGACGCGCTTGGCGAGAGTTGTGAAATTGCCGATCCCTCGTCGTGAATGGAAAGCACCCAGCCGGACAAACTTGTCGCGTGTGGCCGCGGCAGAGCCCCCGTCCGACATCACTTCCATCGCTTCTTCCAGCTCTTTCAATTTCAGGTTCGCCATGTTCGATTCCCCTCTAGTCTCCATGGGCATTAAGCATATGCGGGCACGTAATAAAACGTGCGAAGGCTCGTGCAGAGCAAGCACTCGACGCGGCATGCTGATATCGCAGTGACCTATGGTTGGCTTTCTGGCGCATCGTCTGGCGACGATGATTCCCCTTTTATTGGGAATTACCTTTATTTCCTTTCTTGTTGTGGCACTCGCCCCGGGCGACTTTTTTGATTCTCTCGCAATGAATCCCTCGATCTCGCCACAGGCAATCGAGGCGATGAAGGCTGATTTTGGATACGGGGATCCGCTGCTGCTGCGCTACGGAAAGTGGCTCTGGCAGGCCGTCCAGGGGGATCTGGGCGTTTCCCTTTCTCATCGGGTCAGTGTGCTCACATTAATCGCGGAACGCGCCGGCAACACCTTGATACTTTCCCTGTCTGCGGCGCTCTTTACCTGGACTCTTGCGATTCCCCTGGGTGTCTGGATCGCCGTTCGTCGCGGTCGACTCTCGGATCGAATTCTTTCGATTTTGGGCTTTCTCGGGATGTCGATCCCGAATTTTTTTCTCGCCTTTCTCCTGATGCGCTGGGCGTTGCACAGCGGATGGTTCCCCGTGGGTGGGACTTTCTCGCTGGACTATGAGCAACTCGCACCGCTCGCCAAGGTGGCTGATCGATTGCACCATCTGGTTCTGCCGACGATCGTGCTGGGAACGGCCGGTATGGGGAGCTTGATGCGCCTGATGCGCAGTGCGGTTATTGAACTGGAGCGTTCGGACTTTGCGCGCACGGCCCGGGCCAAAGGTTTGGGGGAAGGACGAGTTCTCTTCATCCATATAATGCGGAATGCGCTCAATCCTTTCGTTACACTTGCCGGCTACGAGTTGGGGGCGTTGCTCGGTGGCGCCGCATTGGTCGAGAATGTCATGAACCTGCAGGGGCTGGGATCGCTGATGCTGGGCGCGGTTCTCTCTCTCGATATCTATCTGGTGATGGGATCGGTGTTGATCAGTTCGTTGCTTCTGCTGTTCGGGAATCTGATGGCCGATCTGCTCCTCGTTTGGGTGGACCCTCGAATCGATTTCCAGCGACTGGAAGATTCGTGATGCGCATTCGAGCATGGCGAGGGCCCTCTTGGGGGCTCAGTGGGGCAATCCTCTTTCTGCTCTATTTTTCGGCTATTTTCGCACCATGGATCGCGTTCCATTCACCGGAGACTCAGGACCGCCAGTCCCCCGACGCGCCGCCGATGATTCTCCACCTTTCTCCGCCTCAGAATTGGATTTCGGAAAGTCTTCTCTACGTCCATCCTCAGACCCTGGTCGATCCCATGCGCCGTCTCTACAGGGTGGACCTCGAGCAGCGAATCCCTCTGCAGTTTTTCGTCCACGGACATCTTTTGGCGCCTGAGCCGGGGAATGGAAATGTCTTTTTGCTGGGGACGGATGCCCTCGGGCGAGATCTCTTCTCCCGCGTCTTGTTCGGCGGTCGTGTCAGCCTGTCGATCGGTATCGTCGGAGTTGTGATCAGTTTCACAATCGGGATTTTTGTCGGGGTGGTGGCGGGATATGCCGGCGGGCGAGTTGATCATCTCTTGATGCGATTGTGCGAGGTGATGATGGCCTTGCCTTCGTTTTTCTTCCTTCTGGCTCTCGCTGCCGTGATTCCGCCGGGGCTATCGCCTGTGCAAACGTTCTTTCTGCTGGTCGCCTTGATGAGCTTTATCCGATGGGCCGGTTTGGCTCGGGTTCTTCGTGGCATGACGGCATCGATTCGCGAACGAGATTATGTGCAGGCGGCCCGTGCGCTCGGGGCCTCTCCCACGCGAATCGTCCTGCAGCATGTGCTGCCGGCAACTTTCTCCTACACCCTCGTTGCGGCCACTCTGGCGATTCCCGGATTTATTCTCGGCGAGAGTGCCTTGTCGCTTTTGGGGGTCGGGATCCAGGAGCCGGGAACGAGTTGGGGAGCCTTGCTGCGCGACGCGCAGAATCTCACCAATCTTGATTACAGGCCGTGGGTCCTGGCCCCGGGTATTTTGATCGTTGTGGCAACGATGGCTTTCAATTTTTTGGGTGATCGTCTGCAGGACCGATTCGATCCCCAAACCAGAGTTCTTGACCGATGAAGGGAGCCCCTATTCTGCAGGTGACGGACCTTGTGGTGGATTTCCACACGCCACACGGGGTTGCTCGAGCTGTCGATGGAGCGTCATTTGATCTTTCATCGGGGGCCACCCTCGGGTTGGTCGGCGAATCAGGCTCGGGCAAGAGCGTCTCTGCCCTGTCGATTTTGGGGCTTCTGAGCCCGTCTGCACGCGTGGTCTCGGGAACGATTCAATTCGCCGGGCGAGATCTTTTACAGCTCTCCGCGCGGGAATTCCGCAGGGTGCGGGGCAAAGAGATTTCGATGGTTTTCCAGGAGCCGATGACGTCGTTGAATCCACTCTTTACGGTGGGGCGCCAGATAGCAGAGGTGGTTCGGCACCATGAAAGAGTTTCACGGCGCGAGGCCTGGGGCCGAGCGGTCGAGATGTTGCGGATAGTAGAGATTCCCGATCCGGAAAATCGGGCGTCGGCGTATCCACACGAGTTGTCGGGCGGAATGCGACAGCGCGTGATGATCGCCATGGCGTTGGTCTGTCGGCCCAAGTTGTTGATCGCGGATGAGCCTACGACCGCCCTGGATGCGACCATTGAGGCCGAGATCCTAGACCTTCTGGGCGAAATGCAGAAAAAGTTTTCCATGAGTGTGCTTCTCATCACCCACGATCTGGGTGTGGTATCTCGGCGGGCGAGTGAAGTTGCGGTGCTTTACTCGGGCCGCATTATCGAGCGGGCGCGGACGGAAGATCTCTTTGCGGCACCGGCACACCCCTATACCCGTATGTTATTGGACTCTCTTCCCCGGCTCTACGAGCGTCGCGACCGTCTGGTCGCGATTCCGGGCGCGGTTCCGGAGCCTGGCAAGCGCCCCGAGGGTTGCCGCTTTCGGGATCGTTGTCCCCGGGTGACCGCTGCATGTGCGCCGAAGGAGCCCGAGTTGGAGAACCTCGCGGGTTCTCGGTTCGTCGCTTGTCAGCATCGCTTGATGCCCGGAGAGTTGTTGTGAAAAGGGAACAGGCGCTTGTGGAGGCGCGCGGAGTTTCACGTTCGTTTGCGACCGGCCGCAGTCGTTGGAGTCGAAGGATGGTACCGGCTGTCCGCGATATCAGCCTTCGGATAGCGGCGGGAGAAACCTTGGGCGTAGTCGGGGAGTCCGGCTCCGGAAAGTCTACCCTCGGCCGATTGCTTCTGCGATTGCTGCCGCCGACCTCCGGTCAGGTCTTTTTCGATGGGCAGGATCTGGCAGGGTTGCCTCGCCTCGAGTTGCAGCGGCTGAGACGAGAAATGCAGGTTGTCTTCCAGGATCCGGTGGGCTCGCTCGACCCTCGATTCCGGGTAGAGGATCTGATCGGGGAAGGTCTGGATATTCATGGACTGGCAGAGGGGAAAGAACGCTCTCGCACCATTGCTCGCCTCCTCGAAGAGGTGGGGCTTTCCTCCGATCACCGGCGGCGGTTCCCCCACGAATTCAGCGGTGGGCAACGCCAGAGGATCGGGATCGCTCGCGCGCTTGCGGTTTCCCCGCGTTTTATCGTTTTGGACGAGCCTGTATCGGCGCTGGATGTATCCGTTCAAGCGCAGGTTCTGAACCTGCTGGCCGATTTGCAGCGCGAACGGGGACTGGCCTACTTCTTCGTGGCCCATGACCTGCGCGTGGTCGCACATTTCAGTGACAGAATTGCGGTGCTCTATGCAGGTCGTGTTGTGGAATTGGCTGATCGTGATGCTCTGATCGCGCGGCCGGGCCACCCTTATACCCAGAGCCTGCTTTCCGCGGTGGCGGAAATCGGCGTTGTGGACCAGGGACGGGTGCAACTCGCCGGGGAGCCGCCAAGCCCCCTCCGTCCACCTTCGGGATGCGCGTTTCACCCCCGTTGTCCCTATGCCGCTGATCGCTGCCGTCAGGAGCAGCCGTCATTGTCGGATCGGGATCCGGGCCATGCCATTGCTTGTCATTTTCCACTCGATGGGTCTCCCGTTGCCCCCGGCGGAACAAAAGGCCAAGATAAACCGGAGAAGAAACTTTAGGAGTGATTGCGATGAAGAAAACAGGGATGACCGTCAGTGTTTTGGGTTTGGTAACGATGTTGGTTTTGCCGTCTGGTTGTTCGGCCAGAGACCCCCAGCCGGAGCTCTATCCGAACGCTCATTTGCGCAAGGTCGGTGACGCTCAGGCGAAGCAGGATATCGCCTATTGTCAGGCGTTGTCGCAGCAATACCTGCAGAAAAACAACGCAGCCGCGGACGCCGCCGGCAACACGGTCGGAGGTGCTGCGGGCGGCGCTGCTCTCGGCGCGATTGGCGGGGCCATCGGTGGGAACGCCGGAAAGGGTGCCGCAATTGGAGCCGGCGTCGGGGCAGGGCTGGGCCTGCTGCGCGGTCTTTCGAAAGGCGCGCAGCCCCCTCAAAACTATGAGGCCTTCGTCCGCAAATGCATGACGGACAAGGGGTATGACGTCATCGGCTTTGGCCGCTGAGTTTCAGGCGTCGCGTTCGGCGAGGACTCGTTCGACGGTATCAACGATCGCGACCGTGCGAGCATCAAGCTCGATGTTCACACGGTCGCCTTCGTTCTTCTCGCCGAGATTGGTCAGTCGAAGGGTCTCCGGAATGAGGTGGATCCAGAAAGAGCCCGATGCGTCGCGTTCTCCGACCGTCAGGCTCGAGCCGTCAACGGCGATAAACCCCTTGGTGCTGATATAGCGCATCCACCGAGCCGGCACAGTAATCTCGAGATCCCAGACGTGGCCATCGACTTTTCGTGAGCTGATCCTGCCTGTGCCGCTCACGTGGCCAGCGACGTCGTGGCCACCGACTTCATCGCCTACCCGAGAGCTGCGCTCGACGGCTACTTTTTGACCGGGTGCCAAATCGCCGAGTGTTGTGAGTTGCAGGGTTTCGGCAATTGCATCAAACCGGACCAGGGACCCCTCGATGGCGACGACGGTCTGACAGACGCCGTCGATAGAGACGCTGGCACCAGAGACAAGACCCTCGAGCAGAGCTTCCGGCAGTTCTACATCGTAAGTGAGAAGGTCTGGCTGTCGAGAGACGTTGGCTACGGGGAAGGCCCCGCGAGTGATTCCCGTATACATTATAGCCTCATCGTTCCTTCCTCGAGGGGATCGCGCAAGCTCCGGGGCTAGTGGCTTCGGGCGGCAGGCTCTTGTTCCGACGGCTGTTTCCCACCGGCGCTTTCCTCGACGGTCAGAAGCTCGGTCCGGGCGGTTGCCTGGCTACGCACTTGTCCTTCGAAGCGGGCGCCGGCGTCAACGGTCAGGCATCGCGCCTGGATGGAGCCGAAGACACTCCCGGTGCTGGCGATGCGGACATCGCCGCTTTCGATCACATCACCGGTCAGAGTTCCTTCGATGACCAGATCCTGTGCTCGGATCCTGGCCTCGACTTCTGCCGTTGGTCCGATGAGCAGCAATTGGTCGGCATGGACTTCCCCTTTGAGTCGCCCATCCACCCGTGCGTCGGCCGGGAAGTGAATCCTTCCGGAAAGAACAACGTCGGACGCGATCTCATGGCGAAACTGCGGTTCGCCGCGAGCCGTCTCGTTGTGGTCCTGCTGGGAGGGCGATCTCTGAGGATCGAGTGGTGTGTCCGTCGGCATGAGATCGGCGCTCGGGCCGAACTCAGTCGCGTCGGCGCTCTTTGATGCGAGCGGCCTTGCCGGATCGCTCGCGCAGGTAATAGAGCTTGGCCCGTCGGACCCGGCCCCGCGTCGCGACTTCGATCTTGTCGATTCGATGCGAATGGAGCGGGAAGGTTCTCTCGACGCCGACGCCATAGGAGACTTTTCGAACGGTGAAGGTCTCTCTCACGGAGCCGTGGTGTCGACGAATGCAGGCGCCTTCGAAGATCTGGATACGTTCTTTTTCGCCTTCAACGACTTTCACGTGGACCCGCAGGCTGTCGCCCGGGCGGAATTCCGGAAGGTCAGTTTTCAGCTGTTCGGCTTCGATCGCCGCAATGATATCGCCTTTGCCCATGATTTTCCTCGAAAATTGGACCGGATCACGTCGCGCCATGCGGGGTGTTCGCAGAATTGCGTCCACACTCCTGACCGAGAGGTGCCTCCGAGAGACTCCTTCTAACGATTGGCGATCGAGATTGCATGGATAGCCGCGGCTGGAAGGAAATTCCCCGAAAATTCATTGTTTTCGCTGGCCAAAGAGGCGGTCCAACATAATCGCGGCGGCGGCGCGGACCGACAGATGGTTGTAGTCCGAGGCGCCGTCGATCGGCGCAAGGCGTCGGGTGCATCGTTCCAGGATTTCCGACGTTAGCCCGTAGCCGGTGCCCAAAAGCAGAAGGAAGGGGGTCTCGCTTTCCGCGATTTCGCGGGACATCGCAGGGTAGCCAATGGTCCCGATACCGGGCCGTGCGGATGTTGCGATCATGGTGGGTAAAGACCCGGTCTCGTTTTCGACCTGAGCGAGAATTTGGTCGAGATCGGAGGAGATCCGGACAAATTGCAGGGCGTCCCCGCGCGTCGGATTGTAGGTCGCGCCGTGGCCTTCCATCCAATGCCAGAGGATACGTTCGGTCAGTTTCCGCATTCCCAGAACAGGATGACCGATAAAAAACCCGTCGACGTCGTAGGTCCGAGCGGATCGAGCGATATCGTGGACGTCGATATTGGTGATGGAGGTCGTAACGACTTCACCGTCACGATTGACGACCGGGTGATGGAGGAGGGCGATATAGAACCGAGCTGGCATAAGGCGACCGTCTCAGCCCTTGCGGGTTCGATTGGGAGGAACCAGATCGGGCCGTCGTCGTCGCGTATCGGCCAGGGATTTTTCCTGGCGCCATTTTTCAATCTCGGCATGATTCCCTGACAGCAGCACCGGGGGCACCGCCTCGCCGCGGAAAACTTCCGGTCGCGTAAACTGGGGGTGTTCGAGCAATTCTTCGTTAAAGGATTCGGTTTGCAGCGACGCGGGATTGCCTATGATTCCCGGTACGAGTCGCGTGACCGCATCCACCACAACGGCAGCGCCAGCTTCGCCACCGTTGAGGACGTAGTCCCCGATGCTGATCTGTCCATCGATATAGGCGTCGAGTCGCTCGTCGACGCCCTCGTACCGTCCACAGATCAGGAGGAGCTGGTCTGTTTCAGCTAACTGGGCCGCTTTTTTTTGCGTGAAGCTCTCGCCGCGTGCCGCCAACAGGAGCTTGACGGTGGTCGGGGATGCGATCTCCTCGATCGCTGTGACCAATGGCTCAATTTTCATCACCATGCCGTGCCCACCACCATAGGGGGTGTCGTCAACGGTATGGTGCTTGTCGGTCGCCCAGTCGCGCAGCTGGTGCAAGCGGATATCGATCTTGCCGGCAGTGATGCCCTTGCCGATCAGGCTGGTTTGCAGAATGCCGGAGAAGTATTCCGGGAAAATTGTCAGGATATCGATGCGCACCAGAGTCTATTCTTCCGGAATGAGGCCTTCAGGCGGGTCGATGGTCGCGGTGCGTCCGGGCAGATCGATCTCGACCACGATCGGCTCGACAACCGGAATCAGAGATTCGCGATCTCCGAGACGTACGATCCAGAGGTCGTTGGCCGGCATGGACTGGATCTCCTCGATACGACCGACCAGCTGTCCCTGTTTCGTGCGCACTTCGAGACCGATGGCCTCCCAGTGATAGATGCCGGTATCTCCTGCTTCCGGCAGTCCGTCTCGCTCGATGCGGACTTCGCAACCCACCCAGGGCTGCAGCGCATTCAGGCTCTCGATATCTGCGAGGCCCATAAGAATGATGTTCTTGTGAGGTCGGCTCTCCAGAACTCGGAAGGCCTTTTGCTCGCTGCCGTCTCGGCTGATCAGTGTGATCGTATCGGCCGAAAGGAGGCCAGGGGAGCCGGGGTTGAACGGGTGGATCTTGGCGAGCCCTCGGACACCATGCCCGCCAACGATTTTGCCAACGGCAATGGCTTCGTCTGGAGGCTGTTTTGCTGAGCCTTGCTCGGCAACAACTTCGACGGCAGCAACTTCGATGGCTGCAGAAGGATCCGTATCTGATCTCGGGGGTTTCGTGAGCTATTTCTCTTCGATGATTTCGAGGACGATCTTGCGGCTCTGCCGCGAGGCCACCGCATTCACCAGAGTACGGATGGATTTAGCGGTGCGTCCCTGTTTCCCGATAATGCGTCCGAGATCCTCGGGAGCGACGCGAAGTTCGATGATGGAGGCGGTTTCGCCCTCCGTCTCGGTGATGACCACCGCATCCGGGTTATTCACCAGATGCTGGGCGATCAACTCTACCAGTTCTTTCATCATATCAGCCCTCAGCAGCGGCCGGAGCAGCTTCTGTGGCGGGAAGTCCCGTCCATCCCGCCTGCTTGAGGAGGATGGCCACAGTGTCGCTCGGCTTCGCACCGTTTCGGATCCACTTCTCGACTTTGTCGAGATGGACACGAAGATTCACAGGTTCCGAGGTCGGATCATAATGGCCGAGTTGCTCCAGAAAGCGCCCATCGCGTGGGGACTTTTTGGAAGCCGCCACGATACGATAGAAAGGACGTTTTTTCGATCCGTGACGTGCAAGGCGAATGGTGGTTGCCATGAGAACTCTCCGTGAAACCTGACTTGAATCTCTAAAATTAACCGAGGGACAACGACGGACGGCTTATTCCACCCGACGCAAGACCCTCCCTTTAGCGCCCGCCTCCGAGTTGGGCAAGGAGGCCTCGCCCGCCACCTTTGGTGAGCGATTTCATCATTTTCCGGGTTTGGTTGTACTGCTTCAGGAAACGGTTCACGTCGGAAACGCGTGTCCCGCTGCCGCCAGCGATGCGTTTTCGGCGACTCGAATTGAGAATGAGGTGATTTTGACGTTCCTGGTGCGTCATTGAATCAATGATCGCCTCGATTTTTTTCAATTCGGAGTCTGCACCGGCGAGATCTGCCTTTTTCGCCATTTTTTTCATTCCCGGGATCATGCTCATCAGGTCGCCAACCGAACCCATCTTTTTCATGGTCCGGAGCTGGTCACGGAAATCTTCGAGAGTGAACTCGTTCTTTTTGAGTTTTTTCTCGAGTTTGGCGGCTTCCTTGCTGTCGAAGGCGGCCTCGGCCTTCTCGATCAGGGACATCATATCGCCCATGCCGAGAATGCGATTGGCAACGCGATCCGGGTGGAAGACCTCCAGATCTTCCAATTTTTCGCCGATACCGGTGAACAATACGGGCTTGCTCGTGGTTGCGTGGAGGGAGAGCGCGGCGCCGCCGCGGGCATCACCCTCCATTTTCGAGAGGATGATTCCGTCGATACCAACGCCATCGCGGAATCCGGTGGCGACCGCGACCGCGTCCTGACCGGTCATCGCGTCCGCGACCAGCAGAGTTTGCTGCGGGCGAATGGTGTCACGAACATGAGTCAATTCGGACATCAGGGCTTCATCAACGGCAAGACGGCCCGCGGTGTCGACCAGAATCGTGTCGTGGAAACCGGCTTTTGCTGCTGCGACAGCCGCGGTGGCGACAGCGACAGCGTCCTTGGTATCGCTGGGCGTATCGTGGACGGCGCACCCGTCGCCCACCTGACCGGCCAGTGTTTTCAGCTGTTCGATGGCTGCCGGGCGAGAAAGGTCGAGCGGCACCAGATAGGGGCGCCGCCCCGACGCGATCAGATGCTTGGCGAGCTTGGCGGTCGTCGTGGTCTTGCCTGAACCTTGCAAGCCAACGAGCATCAGGATGACCGGGCCCTCGCCTGAAAGATCGAGACTACCGGTGGCGCCGCCCATGATGGCGACCAACTCTTCCCCGACAATTTTGATCAGATGCTGTTCGGGGGTGAGGCTGCGAAGGACTTCCTGGCCCATCGCGCGAGTCTTGACCTTCTCGATGAAGGATTTGGCGACGTCGAGATGAACGTCGGCTTCGAGCAGCGCCAGGCGCACATCACGCAGGGCCTCCTCGATATTGGCCTCGGTCAGCTTGCCCGTGCCTCGCACGCGGCGGAATACGCTATCCAGTTTTTCAGAAAGTGAATCGAACATGATGGGGGACAGGAACGGCCCTTGAAGGGCAGGCGGAGCCTCCGAATTGAGTGGAACTCCCTTCCTAATGTGGCGCCGCCAGCGAGTCAAACTTTTCCGGCATTCAGTGCGAGCTCAACCGTCGCAGGTCCCCATCATCCCGGTTTCTGCAATCACTTGGCTGGTCGGCAGGGGAAAGGCACTCAGAGCAACGCCTGCGCAAGCATGCAGCGGGCCGCCGCTGAATGTCGGCGTCACGAAGTCGGGATCGGCCTCGAAACAAGTAACCTGCGTACCCGTGGTTCGGACATCCAGAATGGGAACTGCACAAAGGGCCGGGTTATCGTCGCAGGTATCGTGCTTGATCTTCAGGTTTCCTCTTTTGAGATCTCCTCGAACCACGGTGCGCGAAACAAAAACATCCTGAGCACCGGACATATGAACGTCCGATTCGATAATGCAAATAATGTCATCGTCCGTGCATAGAATACCGTCGCCGCTCGGTTTTCCGGCCAGTTTTTTCAGCTGCACCTGAATCTTGGGGCCCATCATTTTCACCAGGCCGCTGCTTTGACAGCCGACAAAAAGGTCGGACCCTGATCCGTCCTGCGTCATGCTCATGATGAGCTTGTCCTTGGCTTCGGCGTTGGCCGGTGCCATGCCCACGAGTGCCACCGTCATCGCCCCGACGAGAGTATAGAAAAATCCGTTCGAGAGTTTCATTTTCGCAGTTCCTGTCATTTTGACTCCTCTGGAGGGTTCCGGTTGGCGGTTCTGGTTCAATCGATTGATTTATCTATGCGTGCCCACCGCTACTCCTGCGGGAGGCAGGTGACAAGCGAAAAATAATGCTGCGATGCGTTAGTCGCGGCCGCGGGCAAGGGCGCGAGTGTGCAGGGGAATCATGCTCGCCTTGATTCCAGGCCGCGAACCCTCGATGGTAAGAGTCAAAAGGGGGAGGAATAAATGCGTAAAATTGGAATGTTTTTGGTGATTTTGGTCCTGCTGGCCGGTGGTGGACTCTATTATCTGGCCAATTCGCTCGACGGGATTGTTGCCAGTTTGATCGAGGAGAGTGGATCCAAGGCATTGGGCACGACCGTGCGTGTCTCGGACGTCAAGATCTCGCTCAAGGAGGCCAAGGGTTCGATTGCCGGTCTGACCGTGGCCAACCCGAAGGGCTTTGACGGCGAAGCAATTTCGTTTCAGGACATCGTCATCGGGATCGACCCGGCGTCGATATTATCTCAGGACCCTATCGTGATTACCGAGGTCACCGTGAAGTCTCCTTCCGTGAAGCTGATCCTTG contains:
- the rpsP gene encoding 30S ribosomal protein S16, whose protein sequence is MATTIRLARHGSKKRPFYRIVAASKKSPRDGRFLEQLGHYDPTSEPVNLRVHLDKVEKWIRNGAKPSDTVAILLKQAGWTGLPATEAAPAAAEG
- a CDS encoding RNA methyltransferase, which codes for MPARFYIALLHHPVVNRDGEVVTTSITNIDVHDIARSARTYDVDGFFIGHPVLGMRKLTERILWHWMEGHGATYNPTRGDALQFVRISSDLDQILAQVENETGSLPTMIATSARPGIGTIGYPAMSREIAESETPFLLLLGTGYGLTSEILERCTRRLAPIDGASDYNHLSVRAAAAIMLDRLFGQRKQ
- a CDS encoding KH domain-containing protein, producing MKELVELIAQHLVNNPDAVVITETEGETASIIELRVAPEDLGRIIGKQGRTAKSIRTLVNAVASRQSRKIVLEIIEEK
- the ffh gene encoding signal recognition particle protein, with protein sequence MFDSLSEKLDSVFRRVRGTGKLTEANIEEALRDVRLALLEADVHLDVAKSFIEKVKTRAMGQEVLRSLTPEQHLIKIVGEELVAIMGGATGSLDLSGEGPVILMLVGLQGSGKTTTTAKLAKHLIASGRRPYLVPLDLSRPAAIEQLKTLAGQVGDGCAVHDTPSDTKDAVAVATAAVAAAKAGFHDTILVDTAGRLAVDEALMSELTHVRDTIRPQQTLLVADAMTGQDAVAVATGFRDGVGIDGIILSKMEGDARGGAALSLHATTSKPVLFTGIGEKLEDLEVFHPDRVANRILGMGDMMSLIEKAEAAFDSKEAAKLEKKLKKNEFTLEDFRDQLRTMKKMGSVGDLMSMIPGMKKMAKKADLAGADSELKKIEAIIDSMTHQERQNHLILNSSRRKRIAGGSGTRVSDVNRFLKQYNQTRKMMKSLTKGGGRGLLAQLGGGR
- the rimM gene encoding ribosome maturation factor RimM (Essential for efficient processing of 16S rRNA); this translates as MAVGKIVGGHGVRGLAKIHPFNPGSPGLLSADTITLISRDGSEQKAFRVLESRPHKNIILMGLADIESLNALQPWVGCEVRIERDGLPEAGDTGIYHWEAIGLEVRTKQGQLVGRIEEIQSMPANDLWIVRLGDRESLIPVVEPIVVEIDLPGRTATIDPPEGLIPEE
- the trmD gene encoding tRNA (guanosine(37)-N1)-methyltransferase TrmD, with product MRIDILTIFPEYFSGILQTSLIGKGITAGKIDIRLHQLRDWATDKHHTVDDTPYGGGHGMVMKIEPLVTAIEEIASPTTVKLLLAARGESFTQKKAAQLAETDQLLLICGRYEGVDERLDAYIDGQISIGDYVLNGGEAGAAVVVDAVTRLVPGIIGNPASLQTESFNEELLEHPQFTRPEVFRGEAVPPVLLSGNHAEIEKWRQEKSLADTRRRRPDLVPPNRTRKG
- the rplS gene encoding 50S ribosomal protein L19, which encodes MGKGDIIAAIEAEQLKTDLPEFRPGDSLRVHVKVVEGEKERIQIFEGACIRRHHGSVRETFTVRKVSYGVGVERTFPLHSHRIDKIEVATRGRVRRAKLYYLRERSGKAARIKERRRD